The Castanea sativa cultivar Marrone di Chiusa Pesio chromosome 11, ASM4071231v1 genome contains a region encoding:
- the LOC142615055 gene encoding melianol synthase CYP71BQ5-like, translating to MLQVPQFPLFTWLSFLFILFICWKRSKAKGEIHKLPPGPWKLPLIGNLHQLVFSLPHRSLRDLAKKHGPIMQLQLGEVLAIIISSPKVAEEVLKTHDTAFANRPSVLASEIVCYDSSIVFAPYGDYWRQMRKICVLELLSSKRVQSFKTIREEEVWNLIESISLSLGLPINLSEKIFTTSYCITSRAAFGKKCKYEQEFLSLIKESFKLSGGFDVPDLFPSLKFLSFLTGMRPALEKLHKKMDKILDEIINEHKMKRSTTSASKHEPGDHDDLVDVLLKLQEMGDLEFDISSDQIKAVTQDVFSGASESSATTIEWAMSELLRNPRVMAKAQNEVRQILKGRRDDETDIQKLDYLKLVVKETLRLHPPGALIPRESREKCEINGYEIPSNTKVILNLWAIGRDPAYWIDADCFHPERFQGSSVDFKGTNFEFIPFGSGRRMCPGISFALANVELVLSQLLHHFTWKLPTKINPEELDMSESLGLSCRRTNDLYLIATPWTD from the exons ATGCTCCAAGTTCCACAGTTTCCTCTTTTCACTTGGCTCTCCTTCCTGTTTATACTGTTTATTTGTTGGAAGAGATCTAAAGCCAAAGGCGAAATCCACAAATTGCCTCCTGGGCCATGGAAACTACCTCTTATAGGGAATTTACACCAGCTTGTTTTCTCTCTACCACATCGATCTTTGAGAGACTTGGCCAAGAAACATGGACCCATTATGCAACTTCAGCTGGGTGAGGTGTTGGCTATAATTATTTCATCACCAAAAGTAGCTGAAGAGGTTCTGAAAACACATGATACTGCTTTTGCAAATAGGCCAAGTGTTCTTGCTTCTGAAATTGTGTGCTATGATTCAAGCATTGTCTTTGCTCCCTATGGTGATTATTGGAGACAAATGCGAAAGATCTGTGTTCTTGAGCTCCTAAGTTCCAAGCGAGTCCAGTCATTTAAGACAATAAGAGAAGAAGAGGTATGGAATCTTATTGAATCCATTTCCTTGTCACTGGGACTTCCAATCAATCTTAGTGAGAAAATCTTCACCACCTCATATTGTATTACTTCCAGAGCAGCATTTGGGAAGAAGTGCAAATATGAACAAGAATTCTTATCATTAATCAAGGAATCGTTTAAACTCAGTGGAGGTTTTGATGTGCCTGATTTGTTCCCATCACTGAAGTTCCTTAGCTTCCTTACTGGGATGAGGCCTGCATTGGAGAAACTGCACAAAAAGATGGACAAGATTCTTGATGAAATAATCAATGAGCATAAGATGAAAAGAAGTACTACATCAGCCAGCAAACATGAACCTGGTGATCATGATGATCTAGTTGATGTGCTTCTGAAACTTCAGGAGATGGGTGACCTTGAATTTGACATCTCTAGCGACCAGATTAAAGCTGTAACTCAG GATGTTTTCTCTGGAGCAAGTGAGAGTTCAGCAACTACAATAGAATGGGCAATGTCAGAATTATTGAGAAACCCAAGAGTTATGGCGAAGGCACAAAACGAAGTGCGACAAATCCTTAAAGGGAGGAGAGACGATGAAACAGACATTCAAAAACTAGATTACTTGAAATTAGTTGTGAAGGAAACTTTGCGATTACACCCTCCTGGAGCCTTGATCCCAAGAGAATCAAGagaaaaatgtgaaattaaTGGGTACGAGATACCAAGCAACACAAAAGTAATCCTTAATTTATGGGCTATTGGTAGAGATCCTGCATACTGGATTGATGCAGATTGCTTTCATCCTGAGAGATTTCAAGGTTCCTCTGTTGATTTTAAGGGGACCAACTTTGAATTCATTCCATTTGGAAGTGGTAGGAGGATGTGTCCAGGTATATCATTTGCTCTTGCTAATGTTGAACTTGTTCTTTCTCAATTGCTACATCACTTCACTTGGAAGCTCCCCACTAAAATCAATCCAGAAGAACTTGACATGTCCGAGTCTCTCGGATTATCTTGCAGGCGAACGAATGATTTGTACCTAATTGCCACTCCTTGGACAGATTAG